In the genome of Armatimonadota bacterium, one region contains:
- a CDS encoding CehA/McbA family metallohydrolase: protein MTRRTIVAVIAVGLLGRITPGPAWADGEGSATIAPDTPAVAGTRDTWTITYRPGPEGIQPGGGLRLALSGFPIRLFALPQTDRPTDPNYTTAHCSNPVVPITVRVVRDLRQGWQDVQELEVLVGEPGLAPVDSLSIVYGDRSQGGPGGQMRPHEGDELPVRMYSDTDGDGKFAPLAEFPRLTLAGGTATRIAVFAPSDAVVGAPVRIAVSARDDRDQLATSGPREVLLTGAGLQEPVSIRFPEGERCVAPAEVVFASEGIHKITASAGIGTATAPTVVTEFSAQTRPDAEADPEFIPALQSVEVSAVKAAPGSVLAIRPVWRNAGTAAASRDYRISCHLERRPPQGRALANWDYDPAPPTTQWHPGGDYTQERLCPIPRDIPPGEHALTLGMYHSPEPGKFVVLASFEVCRIMVGPDMPLVLRMHPGESNPVRVRAKAPRWRLLWGDTHCHTENSVDGSGSVQGLYWYARDVARLDFCACADHVGHSYPEDQWRHIQEMARRFYESGRFVSILGYEWSNAEHGDKNVYFVRDDEPIRVPRSGQAEDLFAMLQGVNCIVIPHHPAYPVGLRGTDWGRIDPAFVPVVEMCSAHGNGEVMDNPRPYGANKPMGPSLPGGFAQDALARGLRIGFIASSDDHTAHAGRVGFLAGVYAESLDREGIFEALRSRRCYASTGARILLDVTADGQPMGSEITATAPPLIRVSVHGTADLGAVEIIRDGQVCHRVRPEGPDCETEYRADSLGFRDGYYYARVTQRDGEMAWSSPIFVRNAGPRPELALDNLDIEDDNAVAVTVRNDGAVATSVATIQFFVDHMPSTPVAREAVPVPSGIGGLMSRQAGLQVWRWPVDETSLNVFIRWGGDDESRQCEGEVRLEDGQGWIWTPFHAESSDLYEEPQPGVIRWRTDAEAGTGDGLNLWVKIDPRRPTRLTLDAKRGGARRPAEIYSRLGPTQSLPLAIPLVEYQPDRLIGEATLPELAPGQERRITMPWRPEGAPAGDLICRILAADGKVEAEARLVGAGKRDSSKGIEAQGR from the coding sequence ATGACCAGACGGACGATCGTCGCTGTCATCGCTGTGGGGCTTCTGGGGCGCATTACGCCCGGCCCGGCATGGGCAGACGGGGAGGGCAGCGCCACCATCGCCCCCGATACCCCGGCAGTCGCGGGGACGCGGGACACGTGGACGATCACTTACCGGCCAGGCCCGGAGGGCATTCAGCCCGGCGGCGGACTGCGCCTGGCGCTTTCAGGCTTCCCCATAAGGCTCTTCGCTCTTCCCCAGACAGATCGCCCAACAGACCCCAACTACACAACTGCGCATTGCTCCAACCCGGTAGTCCCCATCACCGTGCGAGTAGTGCGGGATCTACGCCAGGGTTGGCAGGATGTGCAGGAACTTGAGGTGCTGGTGGGCGAACCGGGGCTGGCCCCGGTTGACAGCCTGTCCATCGTCTACGGGGACAGATCCCAAGGGGGCCCGGGCGGGCAGATGCGCCCCCATGAAGGTGACGAGCTGCCCGTGAGGATGTACTCGGACACCGACGGGGACGGAAAGTTCGCGCCCTTGGCCGAGTTCCCGCGCTTGACTCTCGCCGGCGGCACGGCTACCCGGATCGCGGTCTTTGCACCCAGTGACGCGGTGGTTGGCGCCCCGGTGCGCATTGCGGTCTCGGCGCGAGATGATCGGGACCAGTTGGCCACATCGGGGCCACGCGAAGTGCTCCTGACCGGGGCCGGACTGCAGGAACCGGTTTCTATTCGCTTCCCTGAAGGCGAACGCTGCGTGGCGCCGGCGGAGGTAGTCTTCGCAAGCGAAGGCATCCACAAGATCACAGCATCAGCCGGAATCGGCACCGCAACGGCCCCGACCGTCGTCACCGAGTTTTCTGCACAGACGCGTCCCGACGCCGAGGCCGACCCGGAGTTCATCCCGGCCCTGCAGAGCGTCGAAGTTTCGGCTGTCAAAGCAGCCCCCGGCAGCGTTCTCGCGATCAGGCCAGTCTGGCGCAATGCCGGCACCGCCGCAGCATCCCGGGACTACCGGATCAGTTGCCATCTCGAACGCCGTCCGCCGCAGGGCCGAGCGCTGGCCAACTGGGACTATGATCCTGCGCCCCCAACCACGCAGTGGCATCCCGGCGGTGACTACACACAGGAGCGCCTCTGCCCAATCCCCCGGGATATCCCGCCGGGTGAGCATGCGCTGACCCTCGGCATGTACCACAGCCCCGAGCCTGGCAAGTTCGTGGTGCTCGCATCCTTCGAGGTCTGCCGCATCATGGTGGGCCCCGATATGCCCCTCGTCCTGCGAATGCACCCGGGGGAATCCAACCCGGTGCGGGTGCGCGCGAAAGCGCCCCGCTGGAGACTGCTCTGGGGCGATACCCATTGCCACACCGAGAACTCCGTCGACGGCTCCGGTTCTGTCCAAGGGCTGTACTGGTACGCGCGGGATGTCGCGCGGCTGGACTTCTGTGCATGCGCGGACCATGTCGGGCACAGCTACCCCGAAGACCAGTGGCGCCATATCCAGGAAATGGCCAGGAGGTTCTATGAATCGGGCCGGTTCGTGAGCATTCTCGGATATGAATGGTCGAATGCCGAACACGGAGACAAGAATGTCTATTTCGTCCGGGACGACGAACCGATCCGCGTGCCCCGCAGCGGCCAGGCGGAAGACCTCTTCGCCATGCTGCAGGGCGTCAATTGCATCGTAATCCCGCACCACCCGGCTTACCCCGTGGGCTTGCGCGGGACGGACTGGGGTCGCATCGATCCCGCTTTCGTGCCGGTGGTCGAGATGTGTTCCGCCCACGGCAATGGCGAAGTCATGGACAATCCACGCCCGTACGGAGCCAACAAGCCCATGGGACCGTCGCTTCCCGGGGGGTTTGCCCAGGATGCCCTTGCACGGGGGCTTAGGATCGGCTTCATCGCTTCGAGTGACGACCACACTGCCCACGCCGGTCGGGTGGGGTTCCTTGCTGGGGTATACGCGGAATCACTGGATCGAGAGGGCATTTTCGAGGCCCTCCGCAGCCGGCGTTGCTACGCGTCGACAGGAGCTCGCATTCTCCTCGATGTGACCGCGGACGGACAGCCCATGGGAAGCGAGATCACCGCCACCGCGCCGCCGCTCATCCGGGTAAGCGTGCACGGGACAGCGGACCTGGGCGCGGTGGAGATCATCCGCGACGGGCAGGTCTGCCACCGAGTCCGTCCTGAGGGCCCGGACTGCGAGACCGAGTATCGCGCCGACAGCCTGGGATTCCGCGACGGCTACTACTATGCTCGGGTCACCCAGCGCGATGGTGAGATGGCGTGGTCTTCTCCCATCTTCGTACGCAATGCCGGACCGCGCCCCGAATTGGCTCTGGACAACCTGGACATCGAAGACGACAACGCTGTCGCTGTGACCGTTCGCAATGACGGCGCGGTCGCCACCAGTGTCGCGACGATACAGTTCTTCGTGGACCATATGCCTTCCACTCCGGTTGCCCGGGAGGCCGTTCCGGTACCCTCGGGCATCGGCGGCCTCATGAGCCGCCAGGCCGGACTTCAGGTCTGGCGCTGGCCGGTGGACGAGACCTCTCTCAACGTCTTCATCCGATGGGGCGGGGACGACGAATCACGGCAGTGCGAGGGTGAAGTGCGACTGGAAGACGGGCAGGGCTGGATCTGGACGCCTTTCCATGCTGAAAGCTCTGATCTCTACGAGGAACCGCAGCCCGGGGTTATCCGCTGGCGGACGGATGCGGAGGCAGGCACTGGAGATGGATTGAACCTGTGGGTAAAGATCGATCCCCGCAGGCCGACGCGCTTGACCCTGGATGCGAAACGGGGTGGTGCACGTCGTCCGGCGGAGATCTACAGTCGCCTGGGACCGACCCAGTCCTTGCCCCTTGCAATCCCGCTGGTGGAGTACCAACCAGACAGGTTGATCGGAGAAGCCACGCTTCCGGAACTCGCGCCGGGGCAGGAGCGCAGGATCACCATGCCCTGGCGGCCGGAAGGCGCACCCGCCGGCGACCTCATCTGCCGGATCCTGGCTGCTGACGGCAAGGTGGAGGCCGAGGCGCGACTGGTCGGTGCAGGAAAGCGCGATTCCAGCAAGGGTATTGAAGCTCAGGGACGGTGA